The genomic segment GTTGAGTCGCAGCGGGTTGAAGTAAGCTATACGAATATACAAGTGTAAGCGCACTCGAAAGGTATAAGGCAAATTATATTACTGCCCCTTTTTTTTCGCTATAAACATATAGTTCCGGGTTGTAAAGGGCAAAGGTTACCGGAAGCTCCACGTGCGTTGGGCGCAGTGAGTAGAACGTTCAGCTTTATTATTAATAGTAACCTGTAGAAGTCAACATTGTCTTGTACATGTTTTACATCGGTTCCTAACATTGTTGAGGCTTAAGGGGCATGTACTTGCTGTTACCTTGTTAAACCTTTATTCGCCAGCTGTGACTGAGATTGGTTTTAAACAGACGTGCAGAATATTCCAAATTAGCCAGAAGGCTGCGATCATAGCCCTGTAAATACAGTTCATTCCTTAAAAATCTCTGCTGCAAATGTGATTATTTATCATTTCAGTTGAATTGTTGTATGGCAGAATTTGCAGTTTAGCTGTCAGCATTCACCTCTGATAATTCCTGTCTTTTTCATCTGTGGGCATTCTGCTTAAGGCAGTGAGACACCTTTACACGGGCTTTAAGTATTCTCTAAACTGTGATCTTCTGaaacaaattgcagttggtcttcagcttttatttttgatggtttttgaattattggcttgTTGTGTTTGGCAGTTCTAtggtttggaattttagcagctggtTTATGTAACCTGAGCAACcagagtggtttgaatgagagactagtaCAGTACTTGGAGAGAGCCTAATTCTAAACATAATCTGTAAAAATAGCATtacagcctcacagagcaataggttttttttgggctGCCATGGTCAGTGACTCTtctttgaaagctgaaaagctggaagactaattttaaaaagtactaagaaaaatacattctataattaataaaagttacCCTAACTAGTAATGATACCTTTAGGCCCTGTGTCTAGCAGTGATAAACGTCTGTACTATACCAGGCATCTAGCGCATCACCGACACACATCTCAGAGCTACTCCTAAAATGTAGTCCAGCCCCAATTGTCAATTGACCTCCCCATTTGACAGCTGTGTGTTTAATTTTGGATTAAGTACTCTAGGTTTTCCATGAACTAAGTTACTGCTGCCTCTTGCGGTCCATTTGGGAAAGCTAAAGAAATGCcctggcactagggttgccacttggccggtaaaaatgatggttgatcccaatgttattaatagggaaaaaagataaatatataggaagggcggtattttattccagaaaaggtggcaaccctacctggcacATGTTGTCTCCAGTTTTTCCTTTGTATACACCATTAGGGATTCTCCTCCATATGAAGTAAAGGGCAAGTTTCCTTTAGGGTAATAGATATCTGTGATGTTGCCATCACATCTTTTCCAGACCTTTACACCAGTAAAAGTCCTTatcaaaatatacagaaatacatcTATTTGTGATCACTTTACCCAGCTCTGTATGGCTGCACTATTAGAAGGGCAATTGGAAATACTGGTGGGGAGGACCTATCAACATGATATTACTTTCTTTATGGAACTTTTATGCTGTTTTGTTTTCGACTCTCTTGAATAAagaaaaatgctgattttacAGATCCTGCAGTTGAAATGCTTTCTGTTGAGaatacaaatgaaagcaaaaatgctTCTTATAAGAAAAGACAAAGAGATAAATCTCCAGAACAAGATCAAAACTTGAGAGAGGAGGAGGAACTGAGAGCCAAACATTTAAAGGCTTTGGCAGACAAACCAGAGACAGAAATGATTTTAGAAGAATTCATTTTTGGGGGTGAAGATGAACTTGTGGAAAGGCTTATTGGTCATTCAAAGGTAATACTCCAATTTCTTTTTCATCTATATTTCTTGTTGTATATTGTCAAAAGTGTGCATATCACTGAATTGTCTCACAGTACGTTTATAAAGCTGTGGATGTaaactaaaaatttaagtttgGATAATGAtggtaaatgtaattttaagcaactttccacaaAGCACCGCATAAAAGGATTAGGAAATGTTTATTCACTGGGGTGGGGGGTTGCCTGTCTGTTGGGTCACTTGGGGGGTGCAAGTGTTAGGCCCCCCAGCGACTAGAACGGCATTCCTGTCAGCTGAAATGTGCACTGTCCTGGCGCCGCTATCGTGATGCCCCAGATATCGTCTGCTCTGATGTGCAGAAGTGTAAAATCCACAGCTTTAAAGTTAAAGAGAATCACTGAGACATCCGCACTCTTAAGCAGACAGGCACAACAATCCAGGGTCTAATAATTGTGAAAATATTATTTGGTTTTATCCAATTAGATGTGGCACTTTTTGTATTACATACGCAAGAGACGTTTTTGgttaattacattatatagtaTCTTATTCTGTTGTTATCCTGAAGAACACCCAAAATTCTCTTAAGATATATTAGTAGAACTGTcagttttatacattttgaatttattttaggcAAGGCATACTGTAAGTGGAGATCTTCTAGAGAGCGACTCAGAAGAAGAGACAAGTAAGAATGCAGCACCTTTGGCAAGGAAACCAGCTTGGGTGGATGAAGAAGACGAGGATGAAGAAAAGTGAGTTGGTTTATGATAGCAATACTTACACGTATTCTCCATTTCCTCCTCAGTGCAGGCTATATTTGTTTCCTCTAGTTATGATGCTACTGGGTAAATGAGAGAACTAGCCTTTGTGTTCCGTTCTGTGGCTTTGCATAATGCTTATCTAAATCACATCATTACTTTGGAATTAATATAGTACTGCCTACCAGAGCCAAGCTTTTAGCACAGGTAAAAACAGCTGAATTGTGATGAACAGTGAGAACAGGAAACTATCAAATATAATATTGGTTGTAGTGAGCTTAACTGTTTTTAGCAAAACTGATCAAGTTTTTCTATTGATAGTAAAGCTAAAAACCATTTACTAAATGCAGTCCTTCCTTTGAAATAGGAGTgtgtgttttaaattatttttaagggcaGTTTTAAGTGTTTTGTAGTAAGATTTGCTGATTTGCATCTTTTCCCCTTCAGTGTTGAGATGACTCACCGATATCGCAAAGATATGATGAAAAGTAAATCTGAAAAGATTCTTACCAAGGAAAAGCTTCAAACTAGGCTGCAAGAACAGTAagtcaaaattatcgtgcggttagtgggattcgaacgatcgattTTTCggtcgacatctgtcagaaaattgatcggccagattaaaaaaaaatctttatcggccccagtgcaatctatctatgtttgcagggacaagcaggcagctaccctttgttttcctggcaatatcgcctgaaatggtctttttagttgatggacaattcgtacgatcgtttcgagataatcgtggtctcacggatcttttaaaaatctttacatctatggccagctttaagggaAGCGCAGAGAACATATACCAGCTATACGttgaaataatttcctttctccAGAATAATTCTGTAATTTTCTTAAAAGGTTTCAGAAAGCTATGGGAGGAGTGCCTTCCTGGGCTTGCCAAGACCGTAAGAAGAGGCgatcaaaagaaggcaagtaaataactatttaaaaaaaaaaaaaaaaaaaaaaaaaaaaaatatatatatatatatatatatatatatatatatatatatatatatatatatatatatatatatatatatatatatatatatatatatatatatatatatatatataaaaaaataatatatacgcACAGACCAGGAAAAATAAGTACTGAACACGTCAACCGTTTTGAAATTTATGTTAGATGTCGGTAACAACTCATTTAATCCacatatacaaagaaatcaaaacaaataaggcCAGAAATTGTTATGCGTAAAAAAGTGGAAtaacacagggaataagtattgaacacatgatGAAAATGGGTGCAAAAATCTgccagtatttagaaagcaattctGCCTTCCTGGTCTCGTACCCCAAGACAGAGTAGTTGTAGAAAAGTTCATGTTGTCCATGATGTTATCCAAGAAGAGCGTTAAATGAACTAATCTGTGAAAATACACATAACCAGGTATTGGGATCCATaactaatataataaaatgaatgcagctgctaaatattctgcactgttttacagagattatatatcattcatatCTGCCCCTTCCCCAGTGCAGTTTACACATTTGCATTCATACACACTATCCATTTTTTAAGAGCAAGTTAATCTACCTGCATGTTTTTGCACTGTGGAATGTAAATGGGTTATCTAGAGAAAACCCATACAAGCACAGGAACATACACTTTTTAGATGCAGCCCTCGCTAGATTCAAACTGGGGTCCCCACCATGTTGCCTCAGTGTATTTGATGGGATTATAAACCAATGAAAGAAACGTGATATGTAGgactgtttctgaaacaattcTGTCTGATATTACAGGATTTGAGTGATACTCTGGCATCGAAAGGGTTATAAACAACCCAAaaggattatttatgaaaaaggaTATGTACAATAGTATGAATTGAGTGGGGAATTTGTAACCAGTTTACCATTTTGCCCCATCCTATATTTCGCAAAAAAACAACTTGCTTGTATTCTTTTTGCAATAGATTACCTGCTTATGTACTGGTCTGTTATATTTTCTCGgtatataaaacatgaaaccTTCAGTGAATGATGTTATTTTCTCACAGACGAGGACAGTGAAGAAGAAAATGAAGATAACTTGCTGAGTAAGACTGGTAATTTACTGGCCCAATCAAGTTACCTTCCTAAAGGTATTATTCAGGTAAGATTTCACTTTCCTAACGTTATGTTTTGTGATTTACAAAGAAGACAAATGTAAGTGTCTGTGTCTTTACTTATTCAGTTACAGTTAGTAGAGAAAAGACCTTGAAGTATGTTGGGTTTTTCAATTTCATAAACCTTGCAAAGAAGTCTTGCTTTAACTTTACTGCTGATGTGCCATGGAAAATTAACCCTTACTCGTTAACACTGGTTTCTCTTAAAGGCTTTATTTGTGCACTAAGTTCTCTGAAGGCAAACCATTCAGTTTTGGTTGccatgtattttatttgtgttcTTCAAATATGCCAATAAAATGCAActgctttgggttttttttgtatgtaaataaCTGTTTCAAACTATTACAGATAAGACAATGCTTGAATGCAAACAATGAAAGGATGACTCCGGTACCGCTAACAACTGTCCAGTTTCACCCATTGGCACAAGTTGTCATGACTGCAGGATTTGACCGTTCAGTATCATTATTCCAGGTAAGGGAGGtaacttaaagtggtggttcacctttaaatcaacttttagtatgtttgaaaaattgcttagcatTACCCATTCTaaatttgctttgattttttttacttaaaggggacccatcacccaaacaaattattcaaaaacctattttatcacattagtcaagcaaaatgaactttaattacactatataaattatttgaatcttgtttctttcagtctgggaattcataattatagcaagcaggcagcagccattttgttgacattgttattaaggcaagttttgtatcatctcagaatcttgtttgtgcgccagaatgggggacccgatgtacatccccatgccctggctacacacttaaatggtaaagagaacgggggaatgtggggagagcagtgacatctaggaagtgctgaatggaaagtgaaagtaattgtatgccccgcctctatgcccatgacagctgagatttttaaatgagtttacaacatctatgaatgatttaataaaaattagaaattggatttcatgtttaatttgaaaaggactttcattatacagatttttgtgtctgggtgacaggtccactttaaagttttttaatttatttacctgctttttctgactctttctaactttcaaatgggggtccctgtcCCCATCTGatgaacaaatgttctgtaaggctacaactttatcGTTATACCTACTTTTtaataatcatctttctattcaggccctctcgtattccaatctcttgttcaaatcaatgcatggttacctGGGTAAtgatgaccctagcaaccagattgctgaaacttcaaacaggagtgctgctgaataaaaagctaaataactcaaaccacaaataagaaaaaactaAGGAACTAAGAAACCTTGTATATACTTTAATTTATGGTCTCCAAAATGGAACAGGCTAGGAAGAAAATATTTTACCTACTGCTAACTCTGAGATAATACAGATTTCTcaaagtcagcttgggggacacagggacaatggggtatagctagtaccattaggaggcaggacacaactacaaaaaagacaactggctcctcccccactggctatacccccagcaggctggagaagagctcagttttagttgtgtcctcaggaggttaggacagaagaattttttatttttatacttattgtcTATTCAGCTTTGCTGACACCAGGGGGTTGCTTGAACCTTTACACTGTGTAAAGTACCTCATTGGCACCTTCCAACGTGGGATCTGTCTCTGGGGTCACAGGTGTTTTACACAGACCACTCAGCCACTTCCTCTCCTTCCTTCACAGGAGGAGACCAGGCTGGCCGGCAGACAGAACTGGGAGAGCGGTCTCCAGGACAGGTAAGTCCCAGGGGGCTCCCTCTCCCCCTTCCCTTCTCCCTCCCCTAACTATGGAGGGCAGGTTGGATCCCTTTCAACCCCTAGCAACCTCATTGGAGAGGTAAGGGAAGGGTTTTTTTCCTGCTCCGTGTTTCTTCTAAGTCTTACGAGCAGGGAGAGATTCCCTGACAACAGCGCAGGGGCCTCCGCTCAGACGCGGTTCCTACCATCTAGAGTTTTCATCTATCCCACCTCACCGATTCTTCATGTCAAGACTTCCTCAAGAATCAGGCAAGCGTACAGCCTTTCAGGGGGCCAACTCCAACCTTCTCCTAGCAGGAGTGATTACTACCGTCCCCCCGGACAAACACTTCAGGGGCTACTACTCAAACCTGTTCATAGTCCCCAAAAAGGACGGCTCAGTCCGGCCGATCCTAGACTTAAAAGAACTGAACAAGCTCATTCGTCcgagaaaattcaaaatggaatccctcCGATCTGTCATCGCAGCGATGTCCCCAGGGCAATTCCTAATGTCTCTTGACATAAAAGACGCCTACcttcatgttcccattttccctccTCATCAGAGATTCTTACGCTTTGCCTTCCAAAATTTCCACTACCAATTCACAAGTTTACCATTCGGCCTCACGTCAGCCCCCCGGGTCTTCACGAAGATTATGGCGGCTGCCACTGCACTGATCCGCAACGAGGGGCTCTCGATCACCCCGTATCTGGACGACCTTTTGATCAAAGCGCCTTCCCCCCAGGAGGCCCAGCGGTCACTCCAGGTCTCCATGGAGAAGCTACGGGAATTAGGATGGGTTCTCAACCTACACAAATCCTCCCTAATCCCCAGTCAATCCATGAACTTTCTAGGCATGAACTTCAACACTCTGACTCAGAGGATCTCTCTCCCTCAGGAGAAGATTGTTCATCTCCAAGCATTGGTTCGATCACTGCTGCAGAAGCCACAGCATCCCGTAAGGTTCTGCATGAAGGTACTGGGTGTCATGGTTTCCACCATAGAAGCGGTCCCCTTCGCCCAATTTCATCTCCGGGAGCTCCAGTGGAACATCCTCAGCACCTGGAGACGGAAGTCAGGTCGGCCCAAGGACAGTGGAACCTCACCGAAAATAAGTTGCAGATCAATCTACTCGAGATCCGCGCAATTCGCCTAGGCCTCATCCATTGGCAGCAGGACCTCACGGGGCAGGCGGTGAAAATACAGTCGGACAACTCCACGGCGGTGgcctacatcaaccaccagggAGGCACAAGGAGCAGGGCAGCTCTCAGCGAGATAAAAATCAATTCCAGTGGGCCGAGGCTCACAGCGTACAGCTGTCCGCCATCTTCATACCGGGACTGCTGAACTGGAAAGCCGACTTCCTAAGCAGGCAATCCCTGGACCCAGGCGAGTggtcactaaaggacgaagtatTTCGAGAGATAACTTCAAGATGGGGCATTCCAGAGGTGGACCTCATGGCGACCAGGCACAACAGAAAGGTACCAAACTTCCTAGCTCGTTACAGAGACCCACTAGCCCTAAACATGGACGCTCTGACAGCCAACTGGCCCTTTCATCTGGCGTATGCCTTTCCACCCACTCCTCTGATTCCCAGAACGATCAGAAAGCTCCAACGGGAAAGGTCCACCCTCATCCTCATAGCACCGAGGTGGCCTCGACGAGCATGGTTCACGGACCTTCTCAACCTCTCCGTCGCAGAACCGTGGCCTCTGCCTCCTCTTCCAGACCTTCTCACTCAGGGTCCAATCCTACATCCAAACCCGACCTACCTCAACTTGACGGCGTGGCTCTTCAGACCAAGATTCTGATTCAAAAGGGATTTTCTCGAGCCGTGGCACGCACCATGTGTGCGGCTCGGAAGCCGGTTTCAGCTAGGGCATATCACAGGGTCTGGTCCACCTACCGTCAATGGTGTTTCACTCGCAAGGTTAGTTTCCGGCTATTTTCTCTACCAACCCTACTGGAGTTCCTGCAGGAAGGTCTATCACTAGGACTGTCTTTGGGTTCCCTCAAATCTCAAATATCGGCTCTATCAGTACTTTTCCAGAAAAGACTTGCCCTGCTTCCTGACGTAAAAACCTTCATGCAAGGAGTGGCTCATGTGACTCCACCTGTCAGGGCTCCCGCACCTACCTGGGACCTCACGTTAGTGCTCCGGGCCCTTCAACTTCCTCCCTTTGAACCCCTGGGGTCGGTGCCCATTCAGTTCCTGACCTGGAAAACAGTTTTCCTCCTGGCTATTGCTACAGCAAGACGGGTTTCTGAGCTTGGTGCTCTTTCCTACAGGTCGCCTTACCTCGTCTTCCATCAAGACAGAGCGGTCCTTTGTACCATACCATCCTTCCTACCTAAGGTGGTCTCGGATTTTCATATAAACCAAGAGATCGTGGTTCCTTCCTTCTGCCCGTCTCCAGCAAATCAGAAGGAAAGGGCGCTGCACAGCTGACCAGCTATGCAAAGCAGCGACTTGGACCTCTGTCCATTCATTTGCTAAATTCTATCATTTTGacacctttgcggcatctgacactcGCTTTGGCAGAAAAGTGCTTCAGGCCGCGATGGCTGACACCAcataagcctcttttttcccaccCGGTTtttaggggacagctttggtacgtccccattgtccctgtgtcccctaAGCTGACtttgagaaaaggagattttgtgtactcaccgttaaatctttttctcttaagtcacttgggggacacagggcttccctccctggattgaggctGTCACTTCCGTCAGACAAGTTACCTTTTTCTTGTTAACAGTTATTGGCTTTTTGTAAAGTTTTCATTGCGTTATGTCATAtcctgttgactttggtacaaactgagctcttctccagcctgctgggggtatagccagtgggggaggagccagttgtcttttttgtagttgtgtcctgcctcctaatggtactagctataccctattgtccctgtgtcccccaagtgactgaagagaaaaagatttaacagtgagtacacaaaatctcctttttgatCTCTCTCATTGGTACAATGCATATAAGGGCACAAACTTATTGGATAGAAGTCTTTGTAACTCCCATCATAAGCAATGTGTGTCCAGTTGAAGGCCATGCAGGTTATTCTGCTACTATAGCTTGAATCACTGTGGCTTATTAAAGATTCTGAATAAATGATTACTTAAACttactattattactatcatTGGCACAAGGACCAATCTATGGGatcagcaaaatattttgtttggtgATCACGACAACAAGTGGTTTTTatattgtatggccaccttaagggtaagtgcacatgCGAAGATTCGGCAAGATTTAGTCATCCGGTgagaaatcgcctcttctttgggtgacttaaagccccgaaaagccttcccgccggctagaatctaaatcgccggcgggatggcactccgaacacttcgttttccgaagtagcctcacgaggaaacttcgggctacttcagaaaacaaattgctccgactgccatcccgccattgatttagattctagccggcgggaaggcttttcggggagattagtcacctgaagaagatgCGATTTGGTGTCACGCGACTAAATCTCTCTTCACTGTACGAAGTGGGGAAGTGCTTATCCCATAATTTGGTCCTTGTGCCAATGATCGTACTGTAATTGCTGCTATGCCAGCAGTCTGATCAAAGGCCGCATCAGTGCCTTGATCCAACTACATGACCAGGGcaaattgattttatttctggtttattttaatttgtttattgtcCCTTTAGGTTGATGGAAAGCGCAATCAGAAGATCCAAAGCATTCATTTGGAAAAGTTCCCCATTTACAAAGCACAGTTTAGTGCTGATGGCGAACAGGTTATAGCTACAGGACTTCgaagtaaaatgttttacatataCGACATGATGGGAGGAAACATTATTCCTGTGCCCAGGATTAGAGGTAGAGGTTTTATTTTAGTACTTATTGATGTGACAGCGGCACCTGATGTAAGGTTGTTAGTTTCATTAGCAAGTTTGCTCTCTGTAAAATTAAAAGCTGACTTCCAGCTGGAGTAGATAtaccagttatccaaaaactgCTTCATGGGCTGAGTATTAATAACTGTtgctgatttatttttatttatttattttttacaggccTCGAAGAGAAAGCCATTCAGCAATTTGAAGTATCTCCAGATGGCTCTATTCTCCTGCTAAACGGATCAGCAGGGTACTTACATTTACTGTCTATGAAGGTAACTCAATTTCAATTAAAGTATGCCTACcagaaacattttcagttttgttcCCCATTGATGATCTCAATAATATTTAGTGCATTACTGGAAACAAATGCTGAGGGCACACTAGTTCTCCCTCCGTGTCTATTGGgctaatgaatattaatgagaCAGAGAGCAGCGGATGTGTTGAAATCTGtgtagcatttaaaaaaacagttatgcTTATGTGGAGCTACACAGATCCGAGATCACCTTCAAATTGTCTACTTTAGCAGTTTTCAGGCTGATCTCTGCTCCACTCATTTCTATGTAGCAGCATAAATGCAGAAAGAGGAGGCACTGAttttagagcatttgtttctctCTGCCTCATTAATATTCTAATATGAT from the Xenopus laevis strain J_2021 chromosome 9_10L, Xenopus_laevis_v10.1, whole genome shotgun sequence genome contains:
- the utp18.L gene encoding UTP18 small subunit processome component L homeolog isoform X1; this encodes MLSVENTNESKNASYKKRQRDKSPEQDQNLREEEELRAKHLKALADKPETEMILEEFIFGGEDELVERLIGHSKARHTVSGDLLESDSEEETSKNAAPLARKPAWVDEEDEDEENVEMTHRYRKDMMKSKSEKILTKEKLQTRLQEQFQKAMGGVPSWACQDRKKRRSKEDEDSEEENEDNLLSKTGNLLAQSSYLPKGIIQIRQCLNANNERMTPVPLTTVQFHPLAQVVMTAGFDRSVSLFQVDGKRNQKIQSIHLEKFPIYKAQFSADGEQVIATGLRSKMFYIYDMMGGNIIPVPRIRGLEEKAIQQFEVSPDGSILLLNGSAGYLHLLSMKTKELIGSMKMNGKSVKAVFSSDSSKLFSNSDDGFVYVWDVKSRRCLNKFTDDGSICGTSIALSRDGRYVSCGSNSGVVNVYNHEDCLQQTNPKPLKALMNLVTTASSLIFNPQTELLAVASNKTDDAVKLVHIPSFSVFSNFPVQHKKSIHLPRAMDFSPRSGYFSIANNKGEALLYRLKHYSDF
- the utp18.L gene encoding UTP18 small subunit processome component L homeolog (The RefSeq protein has 2 substitutions compared to this genomic sequence) — translated: MLSVENTNESKNASYKKRQRDKSPEQDQNLREEEELRAKHLKALADKPETEMILEEFIFGGEDELVERLIGHSKARHTVSGDLLESDSEEETSKNAAPLARKPAWVDEEDEDEENVEMTHRYRKDMMKSKSEKILTKEKLQTRLQEQFQKAMGGVPSWACQDRKKRQSKEDEDSEEENEDNLLSKTGNLLAQSSYLPKGIIQIRQCLNANNERMSPVPLTTVQFHPLAQVVMTAGFDRSVSLFQVDGKRNQKIQSIHLEKFPIYKAQFSADGEQVIATGLRSKMFYIYDMMGGNIIPVPRIRGLEEKAIQQFEVSPDGSILLLNGSAGYLHLLSMKTKELIGSMKMNGKSVKAVFSSDSSKLFSNSDDGFVYVWDVKSRRCLNKFTDDGSICGTSIALSRDGRYVSCGSNSGVVNVYNHEDCLQQTNPKPLKALMNLVTTASSLIFNPQTELLAVASNKTDDAVKLVHIPSFSVFSNFPVQHKKSIHLPRAMDFSPRSGYFSIANNKGEALLYRLKHYSDF